Proteins encoded in a region of the Candidatus Bathyarchaeota archaeon genome:
- a CDS encoding zinc-ribbon domain-containing protein: MPYCHKCGAKLQEDAHFCHRCGTPVMATPTAAPAPVKPLRKDPVMLGAIVLIAILLTAVIVIAVAAVPFSRFDFNQTNHDSHPNIRTLNLDFYADVGEVNVATQNINDYNILIHVSANGSRSLLRSSNIEVTFTNETVGDVLTITSKVTVEGGFLSNTDVDCVIYVNPALNLNLNVTSRLGQVSLTAQENATLQSVNLNSNAGTVQANLQENVTVAGDISLETNMGTVHYRMSETTVEGNCTVNLQSNMGSVNMDITQTTTLSGNLKVNADTSMGSVNVGLKIDGDVGAKITSETNLGNIDTDVRNFSGDKSPLQSNNYPAASNIEIDNHTNLGSININAAYQSSTVPIVRA; this comes from the coding sequence AGATGCGGAACCCCCGTCATGGCTACGCCAACTGCAGCGCCTGCACCAGTGAAGCCCTTGCGGAAAGACCCCGTTATGCTAGGAGCCATAGTGCTTATCGCCATACTGTTGACGGCGGTAATCGTTATCGCCGTTGCGGCAGTACCGTTTTCTAGGTTTGATTTCAATCAAACAAACCACGACAGCCACCCAAACATCAGAACGTTAAACCTTGACTTCTACGCTGACGTTGGAGAAGTGAACGTTGCAACCCAAAACATCAACGACTACAACATCCTAATCCATGTCTCAGCAAACGGCTCAAGGAGCCTCTTACGCAGTTCAAACATAGAAGTCACCTTTACAAACGAAACCGTCGGCGACGTGTTAACTATAACATCAAAGGTAACGGTCGAAGGCGGTTTTCTCTCAAATACAGATGTTGACTGCGTCATCTATGTTAATCCAGCGTTAAACCTCAACCTCAACGTTACCTCGCGCCTAGGGCAAGTCAGCCTAACCGCTCAAGAAAACGCAACACTCCAGTCCGTTAATCTTAATTCTAACGCAGGCACCGTTCAAGCGAACCTGCAAGAAAACGTAACCGTCGCAGGCGACATATCACTCGAAACCAACATGGGCACAGTGCACTATCGCATGAGCGAAACAACCGTTGAAGGCAACTGCACCGTTAACCTGCAATCAAACATGGGCTCAGTAAACATGGACATAACTCAAACAACAACGCTATCAGGGAACCTCAAGGTTAATGCTGACACCTCGATGGGGTCAGTAAACGTTGGTCTGAAAATTGACGGCGATGTAGGAGCAAAAATCACTTCAGAAACAAACCTTGGCAACATAGACACTGATGTGCGAAACTTTTCAGGTGACAAGTCTCCGCTGCAATCAAACAATTATCCAGCCGCAAGCAACATTGAGATAGACAACCACACAAACTTGGGCAGCATCAACATTAACGCGGCTTACCAGTCATCCACAGTTCCCATCGTGAGAGCCTAA